Proteins encoded together in one Onychomys torridus chromosome 1, mOncTor1.1, whole genome shotgun sequence window:
- the LOC118587192 gene encoding thyroid hormone-inducible hepatic protein, translating to MQVLTKRYPKNCLLMVMDRYSAVVRNMEQVVMIPSLLRDVQLSGHGGSVQEGAPDLYTYFTMLKTICVEVEHGLLPREEWRAKAAGSEAGDPENEAAAAEAEEAEEDRISGELDLEAQFHRHFSSLHHILTHLTRKAQEVTRKYQEMTGQVP from the coding sequence ATGCAAGTGCTAACTAAACGCTACCCCAAGAACTGCCTGCTGATGGTCATGGATCGGTACTCGGCTGTGGTGCGGAACATGGAGCAGGTGGTGATGATCCCCAGCCTCCTGAGGGACGTGCAGCTGAGTGGGCACGGGGGTTCAGTCCAGGAGGGAGCCCCCGATCTCTATACCTACTTCACCATGCTCAAGACCATCTGTGTGGAAGTGGAGCACGGGCTGCTGCCGAGGGAGGAGTGGCGGGCCAAGGCGGCGGGCAGCGAAGCCGGAGACCCTGAGAACGAAGCTGCCGCTGCCGAGGCAGAGGAGGCGGAAGAGGACAGGATCTCGGGGGAGCTGGACCTAGAAGCTCAGTTTCACCGGCACTTCTCCAGCCTCCATCACATCCTTACCCACCTTACCCGGAAAGCCCAGGAGGTGACACGGAAGTACCAGGAGATGACGGGACAGGTCCCGTAG